The following coding sequences lie in one Amycolatopsis cihanbeyliensis genomic window:
- a CDS encoding R2-like ligand-binding oxidase, which translates to MTASAASTTPHRTGFRSLSSGGLNWDSFPLRLFVKGNGKFWNPADLDFSREAADWASLNDEERRSATFLCAQFIAGEEAVTEDIQPFMGAMAAEGRLADEMYLTQFCFEEAKHTEVFRRWMDAVGLNEDLHPFVADNPHYRTLFYEELPSSLGVLATDPSPANQIRASVTYNHVIEGCLALTGYYAWQKVCTARGILPGMQELVRRIGDDERRHMAWGTFTCRRHIAANDALWDVVQRRMGELLPVALDMIQWVTDQFDEPPFGIDSEEFTRYAADRAQRRLGAIASARGMPVEQVDVDYSPERLEDTFGEEDAREFAEAARPTG; encoded by the coding sequence ATGACTGCCAGCGCCGCCAGCACCACCCCGCACCGCACCGGCTTCCGCTCCCTCAGCAGCGGCGGCCTGAACTGGGACTCCTTCCCGCTGCGGCTGTTCGTCAAGGGGAACGGCAAGTTCTGGAACCCCGCCGATCTCGACTTCAGCCGCGAGGCCGCGGACTGGGCGAGCCTGAACGACGAGGAGCGGCGCTCGGCGACCTTCCTGTGCGCCCAGTTCATCGCGGGTGAGGAGGCCGTCACCGAGGACATCCAGCCGTTCATGGGCGCGATGGCCGCCGAGGGCAGGCTCGCCGACGAGATGTACCTCACCCAGTTCTGCTTCGAGGAGGCCAAGCACACCGAGGTCTTCCGGCGCTGGATGGACGCGGTGGGACTGAACGAGGACCTGCACCCGTTCGTGGCGGACAACCCGCACTACCGCACGCTGTTCTACGAGGAGCTGCCGTCCTCACTCGGGGTGCTCGCCACCGATCCCAGCCCGGCCAACCAGATCAGGGCCAGCGTGACCTACAACCACGTGATCGAGGGCTGCCTGGCGCTGACCGGGTACTACGCGTGGCAGAAGGTCTGCACCGCCCGCGGGATCCTGCCCGGGATGCAGGAACTGGTCCGCCGGATCGGCGACGACGAGCGCAGGCACATGGCCTGGGGCACCTTCACCTGCCGCAGGCACATCGCCGCGAACGACGCGCTGTGGGACGTGGTGCAGCGGCGGATGGGCGAGTTGCTTCCGGTCGCGCTGGACATGATCCAGTGGGTCACCGACCAGTTCGACGAACCGCCCTTCGGCATCGACTCCGAGGAGTTCACCCGGTACGCGGCCGATCGCGCGCAACGGCGACTCGGCGCCATCGCCTCGGCCCGCGGCATGCCGGTCGAGCAGGTCGATGTGGACTACTCCCCGGAACGGCTGGAGGACACCTTCGGCGAGGAGGACGCCAGGGAGTTCGCCGAGGCCGCCCGCCCCACCGGCTGA
- a CDS encoding ion channel, whose protein sequence is MPFFLTRLLARMTFLRSWVTPVVVAVFVSATAWPLLALAEGWGSEIVQPANYWWWFVVTASTVGYGDFYPESAGGHIVGVYVIVGGIATLTTIFTRLATVLENARGRRMQGAITVDASGHTVLLGYTAGRTERIVDQLLAEDAGQVVVCVWDDVGSHPMPDREVDFVRGELTEREVLERAGVHRARCVLVDARDDNEALAVAVTVDHVTDGAHVVVTLRDMARVSLIQYVDESIRCVQWHTPRMITEELQSPGIAEVYAELMTHGGTNTYSATLPESLGSVRVGDCQTALGRTHGAIVLAARADGELMVNPSWQTELPAGAILYYVAPRRLAPDQIATTLRS, encoded by the coding sequence GTGCCCTTCTTTCTGACCCGGTTACTGGCCAGGATGACGTTCCTGCGCAGCTGGGTGACTCCGGTGGTGGTGGCCGTCTTCGTGTCCGCGACGGCATGGCCGCTGCTGGCGCTCGCCGAGGGTTGGGGCAGCGAGATCGTCCAGCCCGCCAACTACTGGTGGTGGTTCGTGGTCACCGCCTCCACCGTCGGCTACGGCGACTTCTATCCGGAGTCGGCGGGGGGCCATATCGTCGGCGTCTACGTCATCGTCGGCGGTATCGCCACGCTCACCACGATCTTCACCAGGCTGGCGACAGTGCTCGAGAACGCGAGGGGACGACGGATGCAGGGCGCGATCACCGTGGACGCCTCCGGCCACACCGTACTGCTCGGCTACACGGCCGGACGGACCGAACGCATCGTCGACCAGCTGCTCGCCGAGGACGCCGGGCAGGTGGTGGTCTGCGTATGGGACGACGTCGGGAGCCATCCGATGCCGGACCGCGAGGTCGACTTCGTGCGCGGTGAGCTGACCGAGCGCGAGGTACTGGAACGCGCGGGTGTGCACCGGGCGCGCTGCGTGCTGGTGGACGCGCGGGACGACAACGAGGCGCTCGCCGTGGCGGTGACCGTGGATCATGTGACCGACGGCGCCCACGTCGTGGTGACCCTGCGGGATATGGCCAGGGTGTCGCTGATCCAGTACGTGGACGAGAGCATCCGGTGCGTGCAGTGGCACACCCCGCGCATGATCACCGAGGAGCTGCAGTCCCCCGGCATCGCGGAGGTCTACGCCGAGCTGATGACGCACGGCGGAACCAACACCTACTCGGCGACGCTGCCGGAGTCGCTGGGGTCGGTGCGGGTCGGTGACTGCCAGACCGCGCTCGGCCGCACGCACGGCGCGATCGTGCTCGCCGCCAGGGCGGACGGGGAACTGATGGTCAACCCGTCCTGGCAGACCGAGCTGCCCGCGGGCGCGATCCTCTACTACGTCGCTCCCCGGCGCCTGGCCCCCGACCAGATCGCCACCACGCTCCGCTCCTAG